The Rhea pennata isolate bPtePen1 chromosome 9, bPtePen1.pri, whole genome shotgun sequence genome has a segment encoding these proteins:
- the TM4SF1 gene encoding transmembrane 4 L6 family member 1: MCFGRCARCIGYKLLILALLSIVANILLYFPNGETRFASEHHLSKYVECLHGILGGGFLVLIPAAVFIGLHNDCCGCTGQEDCGKSCVMLSSVLAAFIGILGSGYCIIISALGLSQGPYCFTAVERNWIYPFTESSGGYLLEYNKWSKCQEPQNIVQWNVTLFSILLVLGGIEFILCSIHIINGLLGGICRLCCSREETYVC, from the exons ATGTGTTTTGGAAGGTGTGCTAGGTGTATTGGGTATAAGTTGCTCATCCTTGCCTTGCTCAGCATTGTGGCGaacattttactttattttcccAATGGTGAGACAAGGTTTGCTTCAGAGCATCATCTCAGCAAATATGTGGAATGCCTTCATGGGATTCTAGGTGGAGGTTTTTTG GTGCTCATTCCAGCTGCAGTGTTCATTGGGCTCCACAATGACTGCTGTGGGTGCACTGGCCAGGAGGACTGTGGGAAAAGCTGTGTG ATGCTGTCCTCGGTTCTGGCAGCCTTTATTGGGATCCTTGGTTCTGGCTACTGTATCATCATTTCAGCCCTGGGCTTATCCCAGGGACCATACTGCTTCACTGCTGTAGAAAGAAACTGGATCTATCCTTTCACTGAATCCTCTGGAGG GTACTTGCTCGAGTATAACAAATGGTCTAAATGTCAGGAACCACAAAACATCGTACAGTGGAACGTCACCCTCTTTTCCATTCTGCTTGTCTTGGGAGGAATAGAGTTCATTCTGTGTTCCATACATATAATCAATGGCCTCCTTGGAGGAATATGTAGGCTGTGCTGCAGTCGTGAAGAG ACATACGTATGCTAG